TCGTCCGGTATGCGTATCTGGAGGTCCTTGCCGAATGAAATGGCTGTGCCGCCCTTGTTAAAGCTGTCGTACTGGCTCATGATCTCACGGATTCCGCAGCAGAAGGCGGTCGCGGGCTCGGTCGGCAGGAATGTCGGGAATGTGACCTTGCAGGTCGAATAACTCTTGTGTGCATAGGATGTGTAGAGCTGTTCCACCTCATAGAGTCCCCCGCCGGTGTTCCAGTTCATGGTCTTCACCCGTATCATGCTCCTCAGGGGACCGTTGAACACCACATCGAACGCGTACCGTGTCGACATATACGGTCCTTTGCCGGTACGGAAATCGTATTCGGGACGGGAAACGGAATCCGGTTTCGCCGGAACCTCGAACAGACCGATTCCTCCCGCGCCGAAGGTGGACGATACGGTCATGATATCGGTTCCCAGCTCGAAGGGCATGTAGTACCCGGAAAGGTTTTCCGTGTATTCGGGATAGGCAGTCAGCATCGGTGTCCGCTTGCCGTGCATGTCGACGCTTGTCGGGAACCACAGTTTCCAGCCGATGTATTCACCCTCCCAGAAGGGTACGATGTGACGGCCGTAATAACCGATGCCGGCATGGGTTTTGTGCTTGTAGAGCCCGCGCTCGGCTTCCCCGACATACAGGTAGAACACCCTCTTTTCACGGGCTTTCAGGTCGGTCATGAAGAACAGCTCGTCCCAGA
The genomic region above belongs to bacterium and contains:
- a CDS encoding DUF4861 domain-containing protein; translation: MRFNGIVSLFLLCVFVVLGNAYGQADGWYTEGNFEPKERIKVTVVNPLNADRKECPVVICRSQLPVQDIPQRYITVIDPALPGNPEPSEADLRKFSGYLIRKETGGHYLEYQMDDIDKDGIWDELFFMTDLKAREKRVFYLYVGEAERGLYKHKTHAGIGYYGRHIVPFWEGEYIGWKLWFPTSVDMHGKRTPMLTAYPEYTENLSGYYMPFELGTDIMTVSSTFGAGGIGLFEVPAKPDSVSRPEYDFRTGKGPYMSTRYAFDVVFNGPLRSMIRVKTMNWNTGGGLYEVEQLYTSYAHKSYSTCKVTFPTFLPTEPATAFCCGIREIMSQYDSFNKGGTAISFGKDLQIRIPDEKINDKGLTVKFEAIGLVVKDIYKPEYKNIKSMGGNHIFRIPVTADRSFEYMIMGAWSEGSVNTTADEFKAYVISEAAGYNNPPQLQVSALEKK